DNA sequence from the Cucumis melo cultivar AY chromosome 6, USDA_Cmelo_AY_1.0, whole genome shotgun sequence genome:
ctctgtttttatttaaattgaaacaaactcaatacatttaaataataataataataaaataaacactAAATTGCAAAGCTAGTAGCTCCAATTATAAGATAAAACTTGtattaaaagttaaaatgaGAACAATGAAGAGATTTAAAAgtcaaatttatataattatatataagtTTCAACGTCCAATTTAACATTTCCATAAATTAAGATATAAAACtcaatacatatatatagatacCTATTTATATattacatgcattaaaataaatataaaacaaaaccGATAAAGAAAAAATAGTGAATTTTATGCATtgtttgtttttcaaaattggtACGAATTAGTTTCATtcatatgtatttttttttggATGTTGTGAGTATTTTGGAAAAAAGCTTTGGGTGCATCAATTTCATATGTTTTTCATCTCTTtaccaaataaaaataaaattattaaatattttaaaaaaaagactATTTTTATTTAGTGaagagatagaaaatatttaGGTTAAAATACACCTAACCATTTTCTGTCATATGCATATTtgtaaatttagtttttagctaagaggttttttaaaaattaaaaataaacacttcatacaaaaaaaaactactaaaaaGATAAAATCCATTTACATTTAATCTTTTTCCGTAAATATTTCGTCAATTTTTATATATTGGACCAATTTTCcagtaataataaaaagaggagtgcatttttcttttgttaattaATAATGCATACAAACAAAAGAGTAAAAAgtgagaatatttttttttgtttttagaaaaaaagaaaggatatgaaatcttttatttaataaaaaagaatggacGCCCCCACCGTATTGATGACAgagagaaaattttgaaaaaaagtaaCAATAATGGAAGGCTCATTATTGGAAAGAAGAAAACAGaaaataattaacaaaatatggaAAGGGAAAACGATAGGAGAGATAATATAAGAGAAAAGggtaaaataaatgaaaatattgaaaaatattaaaataaacaaattaattcttttaaaagaaaagaagaagaagaagaagacgatgaagaatcttaaaatataaaaacattatAATGATATTTATGCTTTTCTTTTATAGACTAATTACTTTTGTGATTTTATTATTCTGTGTCTTTGATCAACGAATTctctttaaaaataaattaaaaaagagaagaaaatataGTGTCTCTTTGAAACTTTGTAAATATAGGAAGCTTTTACGATTCGTGTAGTATTGAATACTATTTTGATGTTAACATGGATAAACTctcatttaatttattataaattaggATTTAAaggtaaataattttaaaaacttctTTTGTTTGTAGAATTAgattaaatattcaaatatttctttaataaaaataaaagtaatcgttgaaaaattaggaaaaaaacataataataaatgaaaaattatcaaaaatagaacatttataaaatatttagacttgattgtataataaattttgtcttttaacgattttcttttataaatagttggttaaaattttctaattttgaaagaaaaacatattttaaatattaaaaaatgaaagatgaaattattatatcatctaaaaaatgaaattattaaagAAATTTTAATGGAGGTTGGGCATCGATCCTAAAATGtagtagattttttttttctcttgtttAAATACTCACGAAATATTACAAATAGCTAGCCATATAAATAAGGAAATTATTTAGGTAGATGTAGGACTACATCTATTTTTGTAAGTTATACTAAATTGTGTGATTATAAATTGACATATGAAAAATTCTTTTAACTTACTTTTAGAATATTTTAATTGTGCGTAATGATATCGtaatacatacatataaatgtaactaaataATTTTGATTGATTACTGCAGATGATACCGGTGGCTTTGAGTGACGTATTTTTTCCCTCGCACGCTATTCTATTGATCTTCGTCGTCACACTTCAAATTGTATTTTTTGAAGTTAGTGGTTTGTTCTCTTTTTAATTTAGGGAGTAGAGAGTTTAAAAGAATATGTAGTTGCAAATTTCAATCTGAAGAGTTTGTGGATCCTACAACTAAAAGCTATGAGCTTAACTTCATTCTTTGCCTCAAACAAGCTATGTGTTTTTATCTCGGGTAACTCTCAGTTTGGGCTATTGTAATGATTGGATTTTGATTTTGGTGCAGCGTGGCAACCAGAAGGTCTCGAAGGCAGCCATCGGCATCTTTGTGTCTGTATGGTTCTTCGCAGCAGGTTGCGTTTTGATAGCTAGCTCAACCCATTCATGGCTTTGGCTCATCTCCATGTTCAAGTAAAACCCGTTATATTTGCCCAAATCCCTCAAAATAATCatttttaataatgtaattCACCTAATAGTAATTGTGGAATGTGTGTGTATTGCAGTTCAATTCAAGTTTTTATGACACTCATCAAATGCTCTCCTCAGGTTTGACTTTTTGTTCTGCTTAGTACAAGTTCGACTCATAAACCACACagatatatttaatttacttcTCCATAttgttgtattatatatatatatatatatattaaatggaAGTCCCTAATGTTTGTAAAATACAGGCATTTATGAACTTCAGCCGAAAGAGTACAGTGGGATTCAGCATTGATCCAATAGTCCTTGACCTCATTGGAGGAGTAGCAACTTTAGTTCAAATGAGCGTCCAGTCAATTGACCAAGGTCACCATCTATTACTTCTCTGCTTTAGTTTATATCTTATCCCTTTTGGTTGGATACTTTCATGTTATAATTAGATTAAACCTTTAGAAGCTTAGCCTATAAGAATGTAGCTTCCTTAGTTTAGACTTTGTAACGATTTAAatcgttattattatttaatttgatttggtttttgaaaacattAGCATACAATGAGTAATAACAAGACTAAGAAATTTAGAGGTGGGAGTGTGGTATTTGTAAGCTTATCTTTCACCGACTTAAAACAAGAAACTAATAAGTTATAAAATAGGACTAGTActgtaattttaaaatttttgtttgtatttattTAGTTGGTTAAGATTTTGCAATGATTCAATCATTGAAGTATTTATATCTTATTGTATAACCAATGGTTCTTTAATTTGACTGAATTTTCAAGGTAGGAACTAAATTAACACAAAACTTGGACTTTATATGCAATTTCATTGCACATTGAACTCTGATTCGTTACAGGTTCTTGGATGAACTTTTTTGGAAATATTGGGAAGCCCTCGTTAGCTTTGGTATGATCTCTCTCACATAAAGTCTTACAAAAGTCCAATTCTAATTGTATTgttgaatatatatatgattaacAGCCAAAACTAATAGCTTGTTTGGATCAATTTCCTTAACGTTTTAAAACACTTTTCTCACATAATTTATACACTTATTTAAACACTTTGAAAGTTAAATCCAAACATGTTCAAGATATTTagactttttttccttttttttttttttgagtaaTTTGAGTAAGCAATATTTGGTCTTTTCATTATATTTGTATACACTATGCTCGCAGGTCTCTATAGCGTTTGATCTGATTTTCATCTATCAACATTTTGTATTATATCATACAAAGGCATCAAAGGTTT
Encoded proteins:
- the LOC103491742 gene encoding cystinosin homolog isoform X5; translation: MGSWNSIPMEVMYQVLGWTSIICWAFSGYPQLLLNFRRKSVVGLSFDYVVLNFTKQASYLIYNATLFFSPIVQKQYFDKYGYDQMIPVALSDVFFPSHAILLIFVVTLQIVFFERGNQKVSKAAIGIFVSVWFFAAGCVLIASSTHSWLWLISMFNSIQVFMTLIKCSPQAFMNFSRKSTVGFSIDPIVLDLIGGVATLVQMSVQSIDQGHHLLLLCFSLYLIPFGWILSCYN